The proteins below are encoded in one region of Spirochaetota bacterium:
- the rpoC gene encoding DNA-directed RNA polymerase subunit beta' gives MSVGVARKTGEFDVRNIKKIRVSIFSPDIVRAYSYGEVKKPETINYRTLKPERDGLFCERIFGPTQDYRCHCGKFASKRYKGIVCDKCGVEVTESKVRRERMGHIDLVSPVVHIWFYKIVPSRIGLILGVGSTAELTSVIYHDGYIVIDPGDVPELKRFQIITDSDYEKYQEKYRGRFIAETGAEAIKQALEIIDLEAIEKQLRREVEESGEKADPKTIKRLDIITSLIKSGVKPEWMVIESLPVIPPELRPMVLLDGGRFASSDLNELYRKIINRNNRLRKIISLAAPEIIIKSEKRLLQDSVDALIDNSRKKNPVKSSSGKVMRSLAALLKGKQGRFRQNLLGKRVDYSGRSVIVVDPKLKLWQCGIPRRMAVELFKPFIMKELIARKYAFNIKQAKNISETYFDPRVHECLEAVINKHPVLLNRAPTLHRLSIEAFEPVLVEDSSIHLHPLVCHPYNADFDGDQMAVHVPLSPEAQVEAWVLLLSARNLLKPATGEPIMFPTQDMVLGMFFLTKSIPQDGEEKKPTRIFGSFDEVRYLWESGKLNTYDNIIFVYKGQKIETTVGRVVFNSMLHDSLRFINKNLTNKDLNNLVKECYLKCGRWETVKLLENMKEVGYYYATRRASTISLEDIKVPSQKYELINKAEMEESKVDEDFKKGFINADERFNKIISIWSHVGDKLKKEVENTLREDQKGLNPVYAMMTSGARGNREQVKQLAGMRGLMSKPSGEIIELPIKSNFKEGLGLWEYFISAHGGRKGLADTALKTSEAGYLTRKLVDIAHSVVVTEEDCGTAKGIAVSEDDEGGREGMIERIIGKTSLLDVHDPQTGEIIVKANEIIDFEKAKLIDRSGISRVMIRHVLTCESENGVCAKCYGWDLAHNKPVQIGEAVGIVAAQSIGEPGTQLTMRTFHTGGIASAIVEKSWIDFNVPVFINDISKCYVINQDGEKVTTRKGNLSVYKVLSKVSDKLSATYHVYNTNEFKKVNINDGEFKEFEEGDIIAIFNNGSELKAWEYLKAGISQGKLFITESEETLVRIPIGSVILVNEGDLVESNVPVARFDPYNEPIISEQEGVVLIEEDTTKPSAQRDKILRILDDFGNVRSVDFVPADAELRVRNGDRVKVGEILAKRSRSKRRTYDIVSGLPRVTNLFEARGIKNQSVLSKISGTVQIEIDKGKVVVVVEDDFGNRVRHKIPSGRYLYVRNGDRVTVGEELCDGEKALQGMLQVLGVEEVSKYLLNKIQSIYRDQGVKIDDKHIGIIIRQMVRKVRIVEPGDTRFILGQIVSVGEFERVNNEIIQQGGVPAKGRIIILGISRAALTSESFLSSASFQETHKVLTEAAIKGSEDYLRGLKENLIVGRPVPVGTGSPNYETIDFKRKEEEDEKIVIDFLGEGVA, from the coding sequence ATGAGTGTAGGGGTAGCTAGAAAAACTGGTGAGTTTGATGTTAGGAATATTAAGAAAATAAGAGTTTCTATATTCTCTCCTGATATTGTCAGAGCATATTCCTACGGTGAGGTTAAGAAACCTGAAACAATAAATTATCGCACACTGAAACCTGAAAGAGATGGACTGTTCTGTGAGAGGATATTTGGTCCTACTCAGGACTACAGGTGCCATTGTGGCAAATTCGCTTCTAAGAGGTATAAAGGTATAGTTTGTGATAAATGTGGTGTTGAGGTCACTGAATCAAAAGTTAGGCGCGAGAGAATGGGACATATTGATTTAGTATCACCTGTTGTCCATATATGGTTCTACAAGATAGTTCCTAGTAGGATTGGTCTTATACTTGGTGTTGGTTCTACTGCTGAGCTAACGAGTGTTATATACCACGACGGTTATATCGTCATAGACCCAGGAGATGTTCCTGAACTTAAAAGGTTTCAGATCATAACTGATAGTGACTACGAGAAGTATCAAGAGAAGTATAGGGGTAGATTCATAGCAGAAACTGGGGCAGAAGCCATAAAACAGGCATTAGAGATTATAGACCTTGAGGCTATTGAGAAGCAGTTAAGGAGAGAAGTTGAGGAGTCTGGTGAGAAAGCAGACCCTAAAACTATAAAAAGGCTTGACATTATAACGAGTCTAATAAAGTCTGGTGTTAAGCCTGAGTGGATGGTTATAGAATCGCTTCCTGTTATACCACCGGAGCTTAGACCTATGGTTTTGTTGGATGGGGGTAGGTTTGCTTCATCTGACCTTAATGAACTTTATCGTAAGATAATAAACAGGAACAACAGATTGAGGAAAATAATATCTCTTGCTGCTCCTGAGATAATAATAAAGAGTGAAAAGAGACTACTACAGGATTCAGTTGATGCTTTGATTGATAACTCAAGAAAGAAGAACCCTGTTAAGTCATCTTCAGGCAAGGTTATGAGATCCCTTGCGGCTCTTCTCAAGGGTAAGCAAGGTAGGTTTAGACAGAACTTACTTGGTAAGAGAGTTGATTACTCTGGTAGATCTGTTATAGTCGTTGATCCGAAGTTGAAGTTATGGCAGTGTGGTATTCCTAGAAGAATGGCTGTTGAGCTTTTCAAACCGTTTATAATGAAGGAGTTAATAGCTAGAAAGTATGCTTTTAACATCAAGCAAGCTAAAAACATATCTGAGACATACTTTGATCCGAGAGTTCATGAGTGCCTAGAGGCAGTAATAAATAAACATCCAGTTCTGCTAAATAGAGCTCCAACACTCCATAGGTTAAGCATAGAAGCATTTGAACCTGTGTTAGTTGAGGATAGCTCCATTCACTTACATCCACTTGTCTGTCATCCTTATAATGCTGACTTTGATGGAGACCAGATGGCTGTCCATGTTCCGCTTTCACCTGAAGCACAGGTAGAAGCTTGGGTTCTACTACTATCTGCTAGAAATTTACTTAAGCCAGCGACAGGTGAGCCCATAATGTTCCCAACTCAAGATATGGTTCTAGGTATGTTCTTTTTAACAAAGTCAATACCTCAGGATGGTGAAGAAAAGAAACCTACAAGAATATTTGGTTCATTTGATGAGGTTAGATACCTATGGGAGAGTGGTAAACTTAATACTTACGATAACATAATTTTTGTTTATAAAGGACAGAAAATAGAGACTACTGTAGGTAGAGTCGTGTTTAACTCTATGCTTCACGACAGCTTAAGGTTTATTAACAAAAATCTTACTAATAAAGATCTCAATAATCTTGTCAAAGAGTGTTATTTGAAGTGTGGTAGGTGGGAGACTGTTAAACTACTTGAGAACATGAAGGAAGTAGGTTATTACTATGCTACTAGAAGAGCATCAACAATATCGCTTGAAGATATCAAGGTGCCTAGTCAGAAGTATGAGCTTATAAATAAAGCAGAGATGGAAGAGTCTAAAGTTGATGAGGACTTCAAAAAAGGTTTTATAAACGCAGATGAAAGGTTTAACAAGATAATAAGCATATGGTCGCATGTTGGTGATAAACTTAAGAAAGAGGTTGAGAACACTTTGAGAGAGGATCAGAAGGGTTTAAACCCTGTTTATGCTATGATGACATCTGGTGCTAGAGGTAATAGAGAACAAGTCAAGCAGCTTGCTGGTATGAGAGGTCTTATGTCAAAGCCATCTGGTGAGATAATAGAACTTCCTATTAAGTCAAACTTCAAGGAAGGACTTGGACTTTGGGAATACTTCATATCGGCACATGGTGGTAGGAAAGGACTTGCGGATACTGCTCTTAAGACATCGGAAGCTGGTTACCTAACGAGAAAACTTGTTGATATTGCACATTCCGTTGTTGTGACAGAAGAAGACTGCGGGACAGCCAAAGGCATAGCTGTATCGGAAGACGATGAAGGTGGTAGAGAAGGAATGATTGAGAGGATAATTGGTAAAACATCGCTTCTTGATGTTCACGACCCGCAGACTGGTGAGATCATAGTTAAGGCAAACGAGATCATAGACTTTGAGAAAGCAAAGCTCATAGATAGGAGTGGGATATCAAGGGTAATGATAAGACATGTTTTGACTTGTGAGTCTGAAAATGGAGTTTGTGCTAAGTGTTACGGATGGGATCTAGCTCATAATAAGCCAGTCCAGATTGGTGAGGCTGTTGGTATTGTTGCAGCACAGTCAATAGGAGAACCAGGAACACAGCTTACGATGAGGACATTCCATACGGGTGGTATTGCATCAGCAATCGTTGAGAAAAGCTGGATAGACTTCAATGTTCCAGTATTTATAAACGATATATCAAAGTGTTATGTTATTAATCAGGATGGAGAAAAAGTAACCACGAGGAAAGGTAATCTATCAGTCTATAAAGTTCTTTCAAAAGTGTCTGACAAGCTTTCTGCTACTTATCACGTCTATAATACTAATGAGTTTAAGAAGGTAAACATAAATGATGGTGAGTTCAAAGAGTTTGAGGAAGGGGATATAATTGCCATATTCAACAACGGCAGTGAACTAAAGGCATGGGAGTATCTCAAGGCAGGTATATCTCAAGGTAAATTGTTTATTACTGAATCTGAGGAGACGCTTGTTAGAATACCAATTGGTTCGGTTATACTGGTAAATGAAGGTGACCTTGTTGAGAGTAATGTCCCTGTTGCTAGATTTGATCCATACAATGAACCCATAATATCAGAACAGGAAGGAGTTGTGTTGATAGAAGAAGATACTACAAAACCTTCAGCGCAGAGAGACAAAATATTGAGAATACTTGATGATTTTGGTAATGTTAGGTCAGTTGATTTTGTCCCTGCAGATGCTGAACTCAGGGTTAGGAATGGTGATAGGGTTAAGGTGGGTGAGATACTCGCAAAGAGAAGTAGATCAAAGAGAAGGACTTATGACATAGTTTCAGGTCTTCCTAGAGTTACTAATCTATTTGAAGCAAGAGGTATAAAGAACCAGAGTGTCTTGTCAAAGATATCAGGCACTGTCCAAATAGAGATAGATAAAGGTAAGGTTGTAGTGGTAGTTGAGGATGATTTTGGTAATAGGGTTAGACATAAGATACCTTCAGGAAGGTACCTGTATGTTAGGAATGGGGATAGAGTTACAGTTGGTGAAGAGTTGTGTGATGGTGAAAAGGCACTTCAAGGTATGCTACAGGTTCTCGGTGTTGAAGAAGTTTCAAAGTATTTACTCAATAAAATACAGAGCATATACCGAGACCAGGGTGTGAAGATAGATGATAAACATATAGGTATTATTATAAGACAGATGGTTAGGAAGGTTAGAATTGTTGAGCCTGGAGATACAAGGTTTATACTTGGGCAGATCGTTAGCGTTGGTGAGTTTGAAAGAGTGAATAATGAGATAATACAGCAGGGTGGTGTTCCCGCTAAAGGCAGAATAATAATACTTGGTATCTCTCGTGCTGCACTGACAAGTGAGAGCTTCTTGTCTTCGGCGTCATTCCAGGAAACTCACAAAGTTCTAACAGAAGCAGCAATAAAAGGTTCAGAAGATTATCTAAGGGGTCTAAAGGAAAACCTGATAGTTGGAAGACCTGTTCCTGTTGGAACTGGTTCTCCTAACTATGAGACCATAGACTTCAAGAGAAAAGAAGAGGAAGATGAGAAAATTGTTATTGACTTCCTTGGAGAGGGAGTTGCTTGA